TCTCAGCGAGAGAAACGCCATTCTATTATTACGATCTCGAACTACTAGATGCTACCCTGAAGGCCCTTTCTTCAGCCAATAGGTATGGATACCATGTACACTATGCATTGAAAGCTAATAATAATACACCCATTCTGGAGCGAATAAAAAAGGCCGGCTTGGGCGTGGATTGTGTAAGTGGCAACGAGGTTAAAATAGGCCTGGAGCATGGTTTTAAATCAAGTAACATTGTTTTGGCCGGAGTGGGCAAAACGGATAAGGAAATCGGTTATGCGATTGATCAAAATATCTTCTCCTTCAATGTAGAATCCATCCAGGAGCTGGAGGTGATCGATGAGATCGCCGGAAAGAAGGGAAAGAAAGCTAATGTATCCATTCGCATCAACCCGGCAATAGAGGCAGGCACGCACCACTATATTACCACTGGTGCCAAGGGAAATAAATTTGGGATTTCCGGAGAGCAATTGCTGGAATCATTGGATTTACTTAAATCCCTATCGAATGTTCATTTCATTGGGTTGCATTACCATATTGGTAGCCAGATTACCGATCTGAATCGGTTTAAAAATCTCTGCGAACGGGTTAATCACCTACAAAAGGAACTTCTGAATGCCGGTTTTTCACTTCCACACCTGAATGTTGGCGGGGGGCTCGGGATTGATTATGAGAATCCTCAGGAGCATCCAATACCGGATTTTGAGTCCTATTTCCGGGTGTTTCATGAGCACTTAACGTTGCTCCCCGATCAGGAGGTGCATTTCGAGTTGGGGCGATCCATTGTAGGGCAGTGTGGTACGTTGGTTACCAGAGCACTTTACCTCAAGGAAAGCGATCATTCAAACTTCCTGATACTGGATGCGGGCATGACTGATCTGATGCGACCA
This Marinoscillum sp. 108 DNA region includes the following protein-coding sequences:
- the lysA gene encoding diaminopimelate decarboxylase — its product is MKNLRSFFSARETPFYYYDLELLDATLKALSSANRYGYHVHYALKANNNTPILERIKKAGLGVDCVSGNEVKIGLEHGFKSSNIVLAGVGKTDKEIGYAIDQNIFSFNVESIQELEVIDEIAGKKGKKANVSIRINPAIEAGTHHYITTGAKGNKFGISGEQLLESLDLLKSLSNVHFIGLHYHIGSQITDLNRFKNLCERVNHLQKELLNAGFSLPHLNVGGGLGIDYENPQEHPIPDFESYFRVFHEHLTLLPDQEVHFELGRSIVGQCGTLVTRALYLKESDHSNFLILDAGMTDLMRPALYQASHKIVSLSEAQNTRQYDVVGPICESSDAFGKAITLPETKRGDILMICSAGAYGETMKNSYNARDLAPAYYSE